From a region of the Paenibacillus sp. FSL R10-2734 genome:
- the murI gene encoding glutamate racemase, with translation MRIGFFDSGIGGLTVLHQTLRFLPNEDYLFYADTRHVPYGEKKKEEVREYIISAVDFIASQNVKALVVACNTATSIVIEELRERYDFPILGIEPAVKPAIEQWEGTEKKVLVLATSLTLKEKKYNDLVHRIDQGEIVDSLPLPGLVQFAESFEFDKNTIVPYLKRELSSFDLGQYGTVVLGCTHFPYFVDSLRSVFPEYVNFISGSIGTAKNLQRILESKDQINQGTGDIIFFKSGEKVEDTLTLSNYHNLFEMLDRLNKR, from the coding sequence ATGAGAATAGGATTTTTTGATTCTGGTATAGGTGGATTAACGGTTCTTCATCAAACATTGAGGTTTCTGCCTAACGAAGATTATCTCTTTTATGCAGATACTAGACATGTTCCCTATGGAGAAAAAAAGAAGGAAGAAGTTAGAGAGTACATTATTAGTGCCGTGGATTTTATTGCTAGTCAAAATGTTAAAGCATTGGTTGTTGCTTGTAATACAGCCACCAGTATCGTGATTGAGGAGCTTCGAGAACGATATGACTTTCCTATACTAGGTATCGAGCCGGCGGTAAAACCAGCTATTGAACAATGGGAGGGAACGGAAAAGAAGGTTCTAGTACTAGCTACAAGCCTAACTTTAAAGGAGAAAAAATATAATGACTTGGTGCACCGTATAGATCAAGGGGAAATTGTAGATAGCTTGCCTCTTCCGGGACTTGTTCAGTTCGCTGAGAGCTTTGAATTTGATAAGAATACAATAGTCCCTTATTTAAAAAGGGAATTATCTTCTTTTGATTTAGGACAGTACGGCACAGTGGTCCTCGGATGCACGCATTTTCCTTATTTTGTGGATAGTCTTAGAAGTGTTTTTCCTGAGTATGTAAATTTCATCTCGGGAAGTATAGGAACTGCAAAAAATCTGCAACGAATCCTCGAATCCAAAGATCAGATTAACCAAGGTACAGGTGATATCATATTTTTTAAATCGGGTGAAAAGGTCGAGGATACATTAACATTATCTAACTATCATAATCTTTTTGAAATGCTAGATAGACTGAACAAAAGATAA
- a CDS encoding YVTN family beta-propeller repeat-containing protein — protein MVILSTGPIENALVSGVRSTQQVTVKITNKSAITTSTLQIQGYYLNGNRTLYVSDLFNVAANQVITKDYYANFDGFEFVFITSETESDIEISVWGKNSVGQLVAAHRLVTSELLGEEVEVIGATGATGATGVTGATGTTGANGVTGATGTTGATGTTGATGVTGATGTTGATGATGVTGATGTTGVTGTTGATGATGATGTTGATGATGVTGATGATGVTGTTGATGTTGATGTTGATGTTGTTGTTGTTGATGTTGATGATGVTGATGATGVTGPTAPHSAFRAAKVVTSQSIPANVPTQVTFETEQFDLISVEYNPLNSRFTSVVGGVYNFSTSISGNKNLAADSVRVTILINGGTPQNATIIDTTNSPSFGIILSTIASLNTGDFVTVLITILNGGNISASSEFTHFEGARFPS, from the coding sequence ATGGTCATTTTATCTACTGGTCCAATAGAGAATGCTCTGGTCAGCGGTGTCAGATCTACACAGCAGGTCACCGTTAAAATCACCAATAAGAGCGCCATTACTACTTCGACACTTCAAATCCAGGGTTATTATTTAAATGGAAATAGAACGCTTTATGTTAGTGATCTTTTTAATGTGGCTGCTAATCAAGTAATTACGAAAGATTATTATGCAAACTTTGATGGTTTTGAATTTGTATTTATAACTTCGGAAACAGAATCAGACATCGAAATTTCAGTATGGGGCAAAAATTCAGTTGGACAATTAGTAGCGGCCCATAGGTTAGTAACCTCTGAATTGTTGGGAGAAGAGGTGGAGGTAATAGGAGCCACTGGAGCAACTGGAGCAACTGGAGTGACCGGAGCAACTGGAACGACTGGAGCCAACGGAGTGACCGGAGCAACTGGAACGACTGGAGCAACTGGAACGACTGGAGCAACTGGAGTGACCGGAGCAACTGGAACGACGGGAGCCACTGGAGCAACTGGAGTGACCGGAGCGACTGGAACGACCGGAGTGACTGGAACGACTGGAGCGACTGGAGCGACTGGAGCGACTGGAACGACTGGAGCAACTGGAGCAACTGGAGTGACCGGAGCGACTGGAGCCACCGGAGTGACTGGAACGACTGGAGCAACTGGAACGACTGGAGCAACTGGAACGACTGGAGCAACTGGAACGACTGGAACGACTGGAACGACTGGAACGACTGGAGCGACTGGAACGACTGGAGCAACTGGAGCAACTGGAGTGACCGGAGCGACTGGAGCCACCGGAGTGACGGGACCTACCGCTCCGCATTCTGCTTTTCGTGCAGCTAAAGTTGTTACTAGCCAATCAATACCTGCAAATGTTCCCACACAAGTTACGTTCGAAACGGAACAGTTCGATTTGATTTCGGTAGAATATAACCCACTTAACTCTCGTTTCACTTCAGTTGTTGGGGGTGTTTATAACTTTTCCACATCAATCTCCGGGAATAAGAATCTTGCTGCAGATTCCGTGCGTGTGACAATTTTAATTAATGGGGGTACTCCTCAGAATGCAACCATTATTGATACCACAAACTCACCATCTTTTGGAATTATTCTTAGTACGATAGCCTCACTGAACACAGGTGATTTTGTAACTGTGTTAATTACTATTCTAAACGGAGGTAATATTTCTGCATCATCTGAATTTACTCACTTTGAAGGGGCACGATTTCCTTCCTAA
- a CDS encoding protein kinase — protein sequence MGLLEYLKGFYEAWIDYPKREGTLITNKYRILRFLGIGSYGLTYLCLDVDTGQEVVLKQAKPSKGKLSRDLLYREIEVLGRLQHPSIQRCLASFEYKEQLYMVTEFVKGQTVEDLIFERGAVFSEKEALCFVRRLMEILSYVHEQGFAHLDIRIPNVILDADQIHLIDFGLACRLGEPTRIELRQDDKTTLGKTVEAPSDLYAVGHFILFMLYSGYDSHAFDSELNAGWEDELSVSPMTKQMLRKLLQIDPPYTDTQHFVHDLDYCLNQ from the coding sequence ATGGGTCTACTCGAGTATTTGAAAGGGTTTTACGAAGCATGGATAGACTATCCTAAAAGAGAGGGCACCCTCATCACTAACAAATACCGAATACTACGCTTCCTTGGCATTGGCAGCTACGGATTGACTTATTTATGCTTAGACGTAGATACCGGTCAAGAGGTGGTGCTGAAGCAAGCTAAGCCAAGTAAGGGAAAGCTCAGTCGAGATTTGTTGTATCGGGAGATTGAGGTTCTGGGGCGGCTGCAACATCCTTCGATTCAGAGATGCTTGGCATCGTTCGAATATAAAGAGCAATTGTATATGGTAACTGAGTTCGTGAAAGGACAAACGGTGGAAGATTTGATCTTCGAGCGGGGGGCAGTGTTTTCTGAAAAAGAGGCCCTTTGTTTCGTGCGCAGATTGATGGAGATTTTAAGTTATGTTCATGAACAAGGATTTGCTCATCTCGATATCCGAATACCGAACGTCATATTAGATGCGGATCAAATACACCTCATTGATTTCGGCTTGGCCTGTCGCTTGGGGGAACCGACTCGCATAGAATTGAGACAGGATGATAAGACCACACTAGGCAAAACTGTTGAGGCTCCAAGCGATCTATATGCTGTTGGCCATTTTATTCTTTTTATGCTGTATTCCGGTTATGATTCGCATGCCTTTGATTCTGAACTAAATGCTGGGTGGGAGGACGAACTGAGTGTATCGCCGATGACCAAGCAAATGCTACGCAAGCTGCTGCAAATCGATCCACCATATACGGATACACAACACTTTGTGCATGATTTAGACTATTGTCTGAATCAATGA
- a CDS encoding PhzF family phenazine biosynthesis isomerase, whose product MNNVKVLHYDAFSPYPNKGNPAGVVLNANHLSDSEMQSIAHKVGFNETVFVVQSDVADLRLKYFTPGHEINLCGHATMASLYALKTTGILGEVSSVKIETNVGVLPIQFSMDNNNHLLIKMKQDHPKFIEFNGDRAKLAHAIGLTVEELEEDMPIVYGCTGVWTLLVPIKSIDSFSRMKPISSLFPEILKELPNASVHPFVLQSFDPNALMHARHFSSPFSGTVEDPVTGTASGVMGAYYLKYIDPHLGSIQFDVEQGQEIGRDGKVNVEVSRLDSDKMDVFISGTAVYVKELEI is encoded by the coding sequence GTGAACAATGTCAAAGTGCTTCATTATGATGCTTTTTCTCCATATCCCAATAAAGGGAATCCAGCCGGAGTAGTGTTAAATGCAAATCATTTAAGCGATAGTGAAATGCAATCAATAGCACACAAGGTTGGCTTCAACGAAACAGTTTTTGTAGTCCAATCAGATGTAGCTGATTTGAGACTTAAGTATTTTACTCCAGGCCATGAGATCAATCTTTGTGGACATGCGACAATGGCGTCATTGTATGCATTAAAAACAACGGGGATTCTTGGAGAGGTTAGCTCGGTAAAGATCGAAACTAACGTGGGTGTGCTACCCATACAATTTAGTATGGATAACAATAATCATTTACTAATAAAAATGAAGCAAGATCATCCGAAGTTTATTGAATTTAACGGTGATAGAGCCAAGCTTGCGCACGCCATAGGTTTAACAGTTGAAGAGTTAGAAGAGGATATGCCTATTGTTTATGGCTGTACAGGTGTGTGGACTCTATTAGTCCCAATTAAGAGTATAGATAGCTTTAGTAGAATGAAACCGATAAGCTCGTTGTTTCCAGAGATTTTAAAAGAGCTTCCAAATGCATCGGTACATCCATTCGTTCTCCAATCTTTTGATCCAAATGCGCTCATGCACGCTAGACATTTCTCATCGCCTTTTTCGGGAACTGTTGAAGATCCAGTAACGGGTACAGCATCGGGGGTTATGGGAGCTTATTACTTAAAATATATTGATCCGCATTTGGGCTCGATCCAATTTGATGTAGAGCAAGGACAAGAAATAGGAAGAGATGGAAAAGTGAACGTAGAAGTATCTCGCTTGGATTCTGATAAGATGGATGTATTTATTTCTGGAACTGCGGTGTATGTTAAGGAGTTAGAAATTTAA
- a CDS encoding serine hydrolase domain-containing protein, protein MTTDRMRTIEKIFNKATHSKQIHEGVLFVENTDGDFSYSKGYGGKNIDSPMLMASITKLFTTTCILALLEMGKLSLEDRLSKYFDNAVLSGIHVYEGKEYSFDLTLSDLLFQISGLPDVFEEGKDNAKNRAIEEDYYTTFSEQVALVKKLKPHYAPRTKRKAYYADINFDMLGEIIEQATNTTLAEAYKKYIFEPIALKSTYLPENEKDFIPNIYYKDKSIYRPKVIRSSRASGGCITTARELMIFMKAFFEGKLFDKALFEKLRASNKLQSSMGPIYYGSGYMRIPLDGLITLFMGKGELMGHSGSTGSFAFYYPTKDLFMVGDLNQMGNAALPIRLSMKLAMMTK, encoded by the coding sequence ATGACAACCGATAGAATGCGAACGATTGAAAAAATCTTTAATAAAGCTACCCATTCTAAACAAATTCATGAAGGAGTCCTATTTGTCGAGAACACAGATGGCGACTTCTCTTACAGTAAGGGATATGGCGGTAAAAATATCGACTCCCCTATGCTTATGGCCAGCATTACCAAGCTATTCACTACCACTTGTATTTTAGCTTTACTAGAGATGGGCAAACTTTCCTTGGAAGATAGGCTTTCAAAGTATTTTGATAATGCGGTGTTAAGTGGTATTCATGTTTATGAGGGTAAAGAATATTCCTTTGATCTGACCCTATCCGATTTGCTGTTTCAGATCAGTGGGTTACCGGATGTGTTTGAGGAAGGCAAGGATAATGCTAAGAATCGTGCCATTGAGGAAGATTATTACACAACCTTCAGTGAGCAGGTGGCGCTGGTAAAGAAGCTGAAGCCACACTATGCACCTCGAACTAAGCGAAAAGCATACTATGCTGATATAAACTTTGATATGCTAGGTGAAATCATTGAGCAAGCAACAAATACAACATTAGCTGAAGCATATAAGAAATATATATTTGAACCAATAGCACTCAAGAGTACATATCTCCCAGAAAATGAAAAAGATTTTATACCGAATATCTATTATAAGGATAAATCTATTTATCGACCCAAAGTGATTAGGAGTAGTCGTGCCAGTGGAGGCTGTATCACCACAGCTCGTGAATTAATGATATTTATGAAGGCCTTCTTTGAAGGCAAGCTGTTTGATAAAGCGTTATTTGAAAAACTACGGGCATCTAATAAGCTTCAATCATCAATGGGACCTATCTATTATGGCAGTGGTTACATGAGGATTCCTTTGGATGGGTTGATCACGCTTTTTATGGGCAAAGGTGAGTTAATGGGGCACTCCGGATCAACAGGGTCCTTTGCTTTTTATTATCCGACTAAAGATTTATTTATGGTGGGGGATTTGAACCAGATGGGCAATGCAGCGTTACCTATTAGGCTATCTATGAAGCTCGCAATGATGACGAAATGA
- a CDS encoding ClbS/DfsB family four-helix bundle protein, which produces MSTHDYSSKAVLKNAIHTAYLLLDQEFDGIDDSQKDIRIEGCDRTPAEILAYQLGWLSLVMKWDRDEKAGGTVITPSTDYKWNQLGGLYQSFYHTYAAYSLDELRSLFKETVQEWQHWIDSLSDEELFTQGVRKWTGNNPRWPMVKWIHINSVAPFKTFRAKIRKWKKLNIISSTS; this is translated from the coding sequence ATGTCAACACACGACTATTCCTCTAAGGCAGTGTTGAAAAATGCTATACATACTGCTTATCTATTGCTTGATCAAGAATTTGATGGCATTGACGATTCTCAAAAAGACATTCGTATTGAAGGGTGCGATCGTACTCCAGCAGAAATTCTTGCCTATCAATTGGGTTGGTTGAGCCTTGTGATGAAATGGGATAGGGATGAAAAAGCAGGGGGAACCGTCATTACACCTTCAACGGACTATAAATGGAATCAACTTGGCGGATTATATCAATCGTTTTATCATACATATGCTGCGTACTCATTAGACGAATTAAGATCCTTATTTAAAGAAACAGTACAGGAGTGGCAGCACTGGATTGATTCTTTATCTGATGAAGAACTTTTTACGCAAGGTGTCCGGAAATGGACAGGAAATAATCCGAGATGGCCTATGGTCAAATGGATTCATATCAATTCAGTTGCACCATTCAAGACCTTTCGTGCTAAGATTCGTAAATGGAAAAAGCTCAATATAATAAGCTCAACATCATAA
- a CDS encoding DUF3024 domain-containing protein, whose product MLDSFTKKRIEKILSIYIEAKVPKQVRNQIRLSYKFRGNSVTLNEEQPAYIGDGWTEMPVAQFRYEESKWKIYWQDSKRKWHFVDDFAPQDDFEKQLEIVDNDSRGMFWG is encoded by the coding sequence ATGCTGGATTCATTCACTAAAAAGAGAATTGAAAAGATCTTGTCGATTTACATTGAAGCGAAGGTTCCAAAGCAGGTTAGAAATCAAATCAGACTTAGCTATAAGTTCAGAGGAAATAGCGTAACTTTAAATGAGGAACAACCAGCATATATTGGTGATGGATGGACAGAGATGCCCGTTGCACAATTTCGATATGAAGAAAGCAAATGGAAAATATATTGGCAAGATAGTAAGCGGAAATGGCATTTTGTAGATGATTTTGCCCCCCAAGATGATTTTGAAAAACAGTTGGAAATCGTTGATAACGATAGTAGAGGGATGTTCTGGGGTTAA
- a CDS encoding LD-carboxypeptidase has protein sequence MSKALKLSAGNKVGMIACSDGVRVENLPKVEELIRILNAFGLEVVVANTLYRRDSYFSGNPKDRATELNRLFKNDEIRAIFDISGGDSANQILEYIDYDNIRLHPKPFFGMSDLSVILNALYTQSNSKSYHYQLMNLVSSDGSEQQEAFYRTFFEGQNDLYDFQYHWIRGNHMSGIVIGGNIRCLMKLAGTSYFPDPSNKILFLESLSGRANKIVSLFAQLQQVKYFDKCAGLILGSFTELESYNEFSIVEEYVKDISRIPIVKTNEIGHGSNSRFIIIGENITLYKYN, from the coding sequence ATGAGTAAAGCTTTAAAACTCTCTGCCGGGAATAAAGTAGGAATGATTGCTTGTTCCGATGGTGTGAGAGTAGAGAACCTGCCTAAAGTAGAAGAATTAATTAGAATTCTGAATGCATTTGGACTTGAAGTAGTGGTTGCAAATACTTTGTATAGAAGAGATAGTTATTTCAGTGGGAATCCTAAGGATAGAGCAACGGAGCTGAATCGTCTATTTAAAAATGATGAAATTCGTGCAATTTTTGATATTTCAGGTGGGGATTCTGCGAACCAGATCTTGGAGTATATTGATTACGATAATATTCGATTGCATCCGAAGCCTTTTTTTGGAATGAGTGACTTGTCGGTTATTTTGAATGCTCTATATACGCAAAGTAATTCGAAATCCTATCATTATCAGTTGATGAATCTCGTTTCTTCGGATGGGTCGGAGCAGCAAGAGGCTTTTTATCGAACATTCTTTGAGGGGCAAAATGATCTTTACGATTTCCAATATCATTGGATCCGTGGGAACCATATGAGTGGGATTGTAATTGGAGGGAACATTCGATGCTTGATGAAGCTGGCAGGGACAAGTTATTTTCCAGACCCTTCGAACAAGATTCTATTCTTAGAGAGTTTAAGTGGTAGAGCGAACAAAATCGTCTCCCTATTTGCTCAACTGCAGCAAGTTAAATATTTTGATAAATGTGCTGGATTAATTCTAGGGTCGTTTACTGAGCTTGAGAGCTATAATGAATTTTCAATCGTAGAAGAGTATGTGAAGGATATCAGCCGAATTCCTATCGTGAAGACTAACGAGATCGGGCATGGTAGTAACAGTAGGTTTATTATTATTGGTGAGAATATTACGTTGTACAAATATAACTGA
- a CDS encoding pyridoxamine 5'-phosphate oxidase family protein, translating to MHHNIFKEVIDSEEELRLMYGYPSELVNNKSITFIDHHCRDYISKSPLLFLATSDSSGYCDVSPRGDAAGFVYVLDDKHLVIPERPGNRRFDSLLNIISNPKVGLIFIIPGLEETLRINGHARIIKDQEVMGHMEAHGKIPKVGIAVETEECYMHCAKAFKRSHLWDDTYWPLKEELPKPSVIIAEHAKELGVSQEDVSKGLKDSYENRLY from the coding sequence ATGCACCATAACATCTTCAAAGAAGTTATTGATTCCGAAGAAGAATTAAGGTTAATGTATGGATATCCCAGTGAATTAGTAAACAACAAGAGTATAACCTTTATCGATCACCATTGCCGAGATTATATATCCAAGTCACCGTTACTCTTTTTAGCAACAAGTGACTCATCTGGCTATTGTGATGTATCTCCACGTGGGGATGCTGCAGGTTTTGTATATGTGTTAGACGACAAACATTTAGTAATCCCTGAACGTCCTGGTAATCGACGTTTTGATTCTTTGCTTAACATCATCTCCAACCCAAAAGTGGGATTGATATTTATAATACCCGGACTCGAAGAAACCTTAAGAATAAATGGACATGCAAGGATAATCAAAGATCAAGAAGTAATGGGGCATATGGAGGCTCACGGCAAAATACCGAAGGTAGGTATTGCTGTTGAAACTGAAGAGTGTTATATGCACTGTGCAAAAGCTTTTAAGAGATCACATCTATGGGATGATACGTATTGGCCGTTGAAAGAAGAGCTACCTAAACCCTCAGTAATCATTGCAGAACATGCGAAAGAGCTAGGGGTTTCTCAAGAGGATGTATCAAAGGGATTAAAGGACAGCTATGAGAATCGATTATATTAG
- a CDS encoding class I SAM-dependent methyltransferase gives MKNELGTEEAIKRWDKYAELLASSYGENGDLHREIFLNPALFNLMGSVNNKRVLDAGCGEGYLSRMIAKAGGSVTGVDYSPNMVQLAMSRSLEELKISFLHGNCENLSFLQDKTFDLIVSNMVIQDLSDYEMAISEMYRLLVDGGTFIFSILHPCFVTPGSGWVKSDAGEKLYWKVDNYFYEGAYNQMFPIGQEEKVLFFHRTLSSYVNTIVRAGFQIEEMVEPKPSVEMLEKYPSFEEDFRCSDFLVFKLRK, from the coding sequence ATGAAGAATGAACTTGGAACTGAAGAGGCTATAAAAAGATGGGACAAATATGCTGAGCTGCTCGCATCGTCGTACGGAGAAAATGGTGATTTACATCGAGAGATTTTCTTGAATCCAGCCCTATTCAATCTCATGGGCTCTGTTAACAATAAGAGAGTGCTCGACGCAGGCTGTGGCGAAGGATATTTAAGTAGAATGATCGCTAAGGCAGGTGGATCAGTCACTGGGGTTGATTACTCGCCGAATATGGTACAGCTAGCTATGAGTAGATCACTGGAGGAATTAAAGATTAGCTTTCTCCATGGCAACTGTGAGAACCTTAGCTTTCTTCAAGACAAGACTTTTGATTTAATCGTCTCCAACATGGTGATTCAGGATTTATCCGATTATGAGATGGCGATTAGTGAGATGTATCGTCTGCTAGTAGATGGAGGGACTTTTATCTTTTCGATTCTACATCCTTGCTTTGTAACTCCTGGTAGCGGATGGGTCAAGTCGGATGCTGGAGAGAAACTATATTGGAAAGTGGATAATTATTTCTACGAGGGCGCTTATAATCAGATGTTCCCGATAGGTCAAGAGGAAAAGGTTCTGTTTTTTCATAGGACGTTATCTAGTTATGTAAATACGATTGTTCGGGCTGGTTTTCAAATTGAAGAAATGGTTGAGCCGAAGCCATCTGTTGAAATGCTTGAGAAGTATCCTTCGTTTGAGGAAGATTTTCGTTGTAGTGATTTTTTGGTTTTTAAACTACGAAAATAG
- a CDS encoding phosphotransferase, translating to MNDTYILEAGSVKYIFRVYREDRRNKSDIDFELELLNDLHEKGVNVSIPITRKDGTIMNEFFVPEGVRYGVMFTFAEGNEKPIHAVDDSYLFGQAVAQIHKAADNFKSEHVRGKLDFEHLIEKPLNTIKVHMEHRPEDYKFLHDLVMRLKAQIEQHLEVGLDWGICHGDLHGNTNVAFTDEGKLTHYDFDICGYGWRAYDIAEFRLAREIHSGHNKDEVERLWAAFLNGYKSLRDLSDTDISAVPMFVALRQLWLFALCFNEGELIGAADFDNGFIDSKMDYFRNLEGSNEE from the coding sequence ATGAACGATACATACATTTTAGAAGCGGGTTCGGTAAAATACATCTTCCGAGTATACCGAGAGGATCGACGAAATAAATCGGATATTGATTTTGAATTAGAATTGTTGAACGATTTGCACGAAAAAGGTGTAAATGTCTCCATTCCTATTACCCGAAAAGATGGGACTATAATGAATGAATTCTTTGTGCCTGAGGGTGTGAGGTATGGAGTTATGTTTACTTTTGCTGAAGGAAATGAAAAGCCTATTCATGCTGTAGATGACAGCTATTTATTTGGACAAGCAGTTGCACAAATCCACAAAGCTGCGGACAACTTTAAGAGTGAACATGTGAGAGGTAAACTTGATTTTGAACATTTAATTGAGAAACCGCTTAACACGATTAAAGTGCATATGGAGCATCGACCAGAGGATTACAAATTCCTGCATGATCTTGTTATGCGATTAAAAGCTCAGATCGAACAACATCTAGAAGTGGGCTTGGACTGGGGAATCTGTCATGGCGATCTGCATGGGAATACGAATGTGGCCTTTACGGACGAGGGAAAGCTGACCCATTACGATTTCGATATTTGTGGGTACGGATGGAGAGCCTATGATATCGCAGAATTTAGATTGGCAAGAGAGATTCATAGTGGACATAATAAAGATGAAGTTGAACGGTTATGGGCAGCATTTTTAAATGGATACAAAAGTCTAAGAGACCTCAGTGACACTGATATTAGTGCTGTTCCTATGTTTGTTGCGCTTAGACAGCTTTGGCTGTTTGCTTTGTGTTTTAATGAAGGTGAACTAATTGGTGCAGCTGACTTTGACAATGGATTTATCGATAGTAAAATGGATTATTTCAGGAATTTAGAGGGATCAAATGAAGAATGA
- a CDS encoding GNAT family N-acetyltransferase codes for MDIRTYQESDISQIISLFYDTVHSVNKQDYSQEQLDAWAPKEEEKLKLNTWGSSLRQNITYVAEINGCIVGFSDMTVEGHLDRLYVHKDFQGQGVASALVNKLEMKARELGLHEMDTEASITARPFFERRGYQLIEKQSVERKGVLLINYRMSKKLI; via the coding sequence ATGGATATTAGAACATACCAAGAATCGGATATTAGTCAGATTATCTCATTGTTCTACGATACGGTTCATTCCGTAAACAAACAAGATTATTCACAGGAACAGCTTGATGCTTGGGCGCCTAAAGAGGAAGAAAAACTCAAGCTTAACACTTGGGGATCATCTTTACGTCAAAATATTACTTATGTAGCCGAAATTAATGGTTGCATAGTTGGCTTTTCGGATATGACGGTGGAAGGACACTTGGATCGTCTTTATGTCCACAAAGATTTCCAAGGCCAAGGCGTGGCCTCTGCACTCGTGAACAAGCTTGAAATGAAAGCGAGAGAGCTTGGTCTTCATGAAATGGATACCGAAGCAAGTATTACAGCTAGACCCTTTTTCGAACGTCGCGGATATCAGCTTATTGAGAAGCAAAGTGTGGAACGAAAAGGGGTTCTGTTAATTAATTATCGGATGAGCAAAAAGTTAATATAA
- a CDS encoding HAD-IA family hydrolase, with amino-acid sequence MYKAILFDLDNTLINYSTCEIEAMKRTCNDHKLFVENTDAWSLFYGEFSGHNFRHWMNFVSGGEVKTIGEVLRYSFRDTLNLEELFHNKLSDTYGDYFCNSCYFEEGAEQILSSFKDKYDLGIITNGISEAQRKRLQAGKIYEMFRSIMISDEVGIRKPNKEIFEMALKDLQLCNHEVLFVGDSLEDDYHGAVNSEIDFCYYNRQNIEVPNHLKPNYMISSLSELVDVVGL; translated from the coding sequence ATGTACAAAGCCATTTTATTTGATTTGGATAATACATTAATTAATTATAGTACCTGTGAAATAGAAGCTATGAAAAGAACCTGTAACGATCACAAACTTTTTGTAGAAAATACTGATGCATGGTCTTTATTTTATGGAGAGTTCTCAGGTCACAATTTTCGCCATTGGATGAACTTTGTTAGCGGTGGTGAGGTGAAGACTATAGGTGAAGTATTGAGATATTCGTTTAGAGACACACTCAATCTGGAGGAGCTATTTCATAACAAGTTGTCAGACACATATGGGGATTATTTTTGCAACTCTTGTTATTTTGAAGAAGGAGCGGAACAGATCTTATCCTCTTTTAAAGATAAATATGATCTGGGGATCATCACCAACGGGATCAGTGAAGCGCAAAGAAAAAGACTGCAGGCCGGTAAGATCTATGAAATGTTCAGATCCATAATGATCTCCGATGAAGTTGGTATCAGAAAACCTAATAAAGAGATTTTTGAAATGGCCTTAAAAGATCTACAGCTATGCAATCACGAGGTTCTGTTTGTTGGGGATTCTTTAGAGGATGATTACCATGGTGCTGTGAATTCTGAAATTGACTTCTGCTACTATAATCGCCAGAATATAGAGGTCCCTAATCATCTCAAACCTAACTATATGATTAGTTCTCTTTCGGAACTTGTAGATGTTGTGGGATTGTAG